In a single window of the Streptomyces sp. NBC_00285 genome:
- a CDS encoding sensor histidine kinase, translated as MTIETRNAGRGTRARGMGLAAVRGLALALVSLPGAVLGFTLSVVSIVLVPVGIGVFTTPWVLRGVRAFADWRRVLAAEWGGVRIPSAYRPVPEGANPWRRTYALLQDPATWRDLRWLQVDMTAGFVTALLPAALLFYPLEGFAVAAGLWRPLSETGGWWYGFVRVDDQSSALTAGALAVVLLVLAHFFTARLLHVHFALTRAVLAPSQAELAERVKVLTETRRDAVDTSAAELRRIERDLHDGAQARLVAMGMDLGTIEMLLDKDPAQAKRLLAQARQSSVDALTELRDLVRGIHPPVLAERGLGDAVRALALRLPVATEVTVELDGRTEAPVESAAYFAVSEVLTNAVKHSGADRIWVDLHHTEGMLRISVTDNGRGGALIAAGSGLAGVERRLGTFDGVLAVSSPAGGPTMVTLEIPCA; from the coding sequence ATGACCATCGAGACGCGGAACGCCGGCAGGGGTACGAGGGCGCGGGGCATGGGACTCGCGGCCGTGCGGGGGCTGGCGCTGGCGCTGGTGTCGCTGCCGGGGGCGGTGCTCGGTTTCACGCTCAGCGTGGTGTCCATCGTGCTCGTGCCGGTCGGGATCGGGGTGTTCACGACCCCCTGGGTGCTGAGGGGCGTGCGGGCCTTCGCGGACTGGCGGCGGGTCCTCGCCGCCGAGTGGGGTGGGGTGCGGATCCCGTCCGCGTACCGGCCGGTGCCCGAGGGCGCCAACCCCTGGAGGAGGACGTACGCGCTGCTCCAGGATCCGGCGACCTGGCGGGACCTGCGGTGGCTGCAGGTGGACATGACGGCGGGCTTCGTGACGGCACTGCTGCCCGCGGCGCTGCTCTTCTACCCGCTGGAGGGTTTCGCGGTCGCGGCCGGGCTGTGGCGGCCGCTGTCGGAGACGGGCGGCTGGTGGTACGGCTTCGTGCGCGTCGACGACCAGTCCTCCGCGCTGACCGCCGGCGCCCTGGCCGTCGTCCTCCTCGTCCTCGCCCACTTCTTCACCGCCCGCCTGCTGCACGTCCACTTCGCGCTCACCCGGGCCGTCCTCGCCCCGAGCCAGGCCGAACTGGCCGAGCGGGTGAAGGTGTTGACCGAGACCCGGCGGGACGCCGTGGACACCTCCGCGGCCGAACTGCGCCGCATCGAACGGGATCTGCACGACGGGGCACAGGCCCGGCTGGTCGCCATGGGCATGGACCTCGGCACCATCGAGATGCTCCTCGACAAGGACCCCGCGCAGGCCAAGCGGCTGCTCGCGCAGGCCCGTCAGTCCTCCGTGGACGCGCTCACCGAACTGCGCGACCTGGTGCGCGGCATCCACCCGCCGGTGCTGGCCGAGCGCGGACTGGGCGACGCCGTACGGGCGTTGGCACTCCGGCTTCCGGTGGCCACCGAGGTGACGGTGGAGCTCGACGGCCGGACCGAAGCGCCCGTGGAGTCGGCCGCCTACTTCGCCGTCAGCGAGGTCCTCACCAACGCCGTCAAGCACTCCGGCGCGGACCGGATCTGGGTCGACCTGCATCACACAGAGGGAATGCTGCGGATCTCCGTCACCGACAACGGCCGGGGCGGCGCGCTGATCGCGGCCGGTTCGGGGCTGGCCGGGGTGGAGCGCCGACTGGGTACATTCGACGGCGTCCTGGCCGTCAGCTCACCCGCGGGCGGTCCCACCATGGTCACCCTGGAGATCCCTTGCGCGTAG
- a CDS encoding response regulator transcription factor yields MRVVLAEDLFLLRDGLVRLLEAHGFEIAAAVESGPELARALAELEPDVAVVDVRLPPTHTDEGLQCALTARRDRPGLPVLVLSQHVEQLYARELLADGTGGVGYLLKDRVFDAEQFVEAVRRVAAGGTAMDPQVIQQLLARRTAGDQPLSRITPREREVLELMAQGRTNAAIAGKLVVTERAIAKHTANIFAKLGLEVSDDDNRRVLAVLAFLDRDR; encoded by the coding sequence TTGCGCGTAGTCCTGGCCGAAGACCTCTTCCTGCTGCGCGACGGGCTCGTCCGGCTCCTGGAGGCCCACGGCTTCGAGATCGCCGCGGCCGTCGAGAGCGGGCCCGAGCTGGCCCGCGCGCTGGCCGAGCTGGAGCCGGACGTCGCCGTGGTCGACGTACGGCTGCCGCCGACGCACACCGACGAGGGGCTCCAGTGCGCGCTGACCGCCCGCCGGGACAGGCCCGGGCTGCCGGTGCTGGTGCTCTCGCAGCACGTGGAGCAGTTGTACGCGCGCGAGTTGCTCGCCGACGGCACCGGTGGGGTGGGGTACCTGCTCAAGGACCGGGTCTTCGACGCGGAGCAGTTCGTGGAGGCGGTACGGCGGGTGGCGGCGGGCGGTACGGCGATGGACCCGCAGGTGATCCAGCAGTTGCTGGCCCGCCGGACGGCCGGGGACCAGCCGCTCAGCCGGATCACGCCCCGAGAGCGGGAGGTACTGGAACTCATGGCGCAGGGGCGGACCAACGCGGCGATCGCCGGCAAGCTCGTCGTCACGGAACGGGCGATCGCCAAGCACACCGCCAACATCTTCGCCAAACTGGGTCTTGAGGTGTCGGACGATGACAATCGCCGCGTTCTGGCGGTGCTCGCGTTTCTCGACCGGGATCGGTGA
- a CDS encoding DUF1996 domain-containing protein — protein MGRNTRKRRSSMASKAIAASAALALGGGGLIWANFYASAHESNNSNSWSQNQTKAAAAQVATISCPDVGQKLTNVPQAARNGVATELANLDKQITEAYARLASTRQAQAGDAGFVQNAIVGPLKEKRAATIDRIRIDVQRVGGQFNTSLSQLAACTTQNAQTNAGNAGGQQNNGGQQQNGGQQAGGQQQGGQQNNGGQQQNGGQQAGGQQQGNGGQGGNGPVAADFVDITKVQANAQLGVGANGLPANGNSGSRGSFTTKCGTNANKNHNTDNVIVAPGVANGAHHLHDYVGNQSNDAFASDQELEAAQTSCQNQGDKSSYFWPVLRLQNGTQDFDQNADGGGKEGNVGKILQASQAQIKFVGNKKGNVVAMPNALRIITGDAKAFVNGNANANVNWSCTGFENKVQLHDKYPICPQGSQVVRTTDFQSCWDGQNADSANHRTHVSFVQADGTCANGFKAIPQLQVRLVYNVPAPKLQNGTVVNPYAVDSFPENLHKPVTDHNDFINFFSQNTMNQMVNCINTGKKCQ, from the coding sequence ATGGGACGCAACACACGTAAACGCCGGTCGTCGATGGCCAGCAAGGCCATAGCCGCCTCGGCGGCCCTAGCGCTCGGTGGGGGCGGGCTGATCTGGGCGAACTTCTACGCCTCGGCGCATGAGTCCAACAACAGCAACAGCTGGTCCCAGAATCAGACCAAGGCCGCCGCCGCGCAGGTGGCGACCATCTCCTGCCCCGATGTCGGGCAGAAGCTGACGAATGTGCCACAGGCGGCCCGCAACGGCGTGGCCACCGAGCTGGCGAATCTGGACAAGCAGATCACCGAGGCCTACGCCCGGCTCGCCTCGACGCGCCAGGCCCAGGCCGGCGACGCCGGCTTCGTCCAGAACGCCATCGTCGGCCCCCTGAAGGAGAAGCGGGCGGCCACGATCGACCGGATCCGCATCGACGTCCAGCGTGTCGGTGGCCAGTTCAACACCTCGCTCAGCCAGTTGGCGGCCTGCACCACGCAGAACGCGCAGACCAACGCCGGTAACGCGGGCGGTCAGCAGAACAACGGCGGCCAGCAGCAGAACGGTGGCCAGCAGGCCGGCGGCCAGCAGCAGGGCGGTCAGCAGAACAACGGTGGCCAGCAGCAGAACGGTGGCCAGCAGGCCGGCGGCCAGCAGCAGGGCAACGGCGGTCAGGGCGGCAACGGCCCGGTCGCGGCCGACTTCGTGGACATCACCAAGGTCCAGGCCAACGCCCAGCTCGGTGTGGGTGCGAACGGCCTCCCCGCGAACGGCAACTCGGGCTCGCGAGGTTCCTTCACCACCAAGTGCGGCACCAACGCGAACAAGAACCACAACACGGACAACGTGATCGTGGCTCCCGGTGTCGCCAACGGTGCCCACCACCTGCACGACTACGTCGGCAACCAGAGCAACGACGCGTTCGCGAGCGACCAGGAGCTGGAGGCTGCTCAGACCAGCTGCCAGAACCAGGGCGACAAGTCGTCGTACTTCTGGCCGGTGCTGCGTCTGCAGAACGGCACGCAGGACTTCGACCAGAACGCCGACGGCGGTGGCAAGGAAGGCAACGTCGGCAAGATCCTGCAGGCCTCCCAGGCGCAGATCAAGTTCGTCGGCAACAAGAAGGGCAACGTCGTCGCGATGCCGAACGCCCTTCGCATCATCACCGGTGACGCCAAGGCCTTCGTCAACGGCAACGCCAACGCCAACGTGAACTGGTCCTGCACCGGCTTCGAGAACAAGGTGCAGCTGCACGACAAGTACCCGATCTGCCCCCAGGGCAGCCAGGTGGTGCGCACGACCGACTTCCAGAGCTGCTGGGACGGTCAGAACGCCGACAGCGCCAACCACCGCACCCACGTGTCCTTCGTCCAGGCCGACGGCACCTGCGCCAACGGCTTCAAGGCGATCCCGCAGCTCCAGGTCCGGCTCGTCTACAACGTCCCGGCCCCGAAGCTGCAGAACGGCACGGTCGTCAACCCGTACGCGGTGGACAGCTTCCCGGAGAACCTGCACAAGCCGGTGACCGACCACAACGACTTCATCAACTTCTTCTCCCAGAACACGATGAACCAGATGGTCAACTGCATCAACACCGGCAAGAAGTGCCAGTGA
- a CDS encoding tetratricopeptide repeat protein — MNEDWEKRVTAAWDTFDDFPEERAADFRAVIDALVAELPDGSPDGPFERACAWDSTGHSDSAAPLYREALAKGLRGYKGRRAKIQLSSSLRNIGQAQEGVKLLTPELDGPSDELDDAVRATLALCLSSLGRDREGLSLVLGALAPHLPRYQRSMANYARALVDPEG, encoded by the coding sequence GTGAACGAGGACTGGGAAAAGCGAGTGACCGCCGCGTGGGACACCTTCGACGACTTCCCGGAGGAGCGGGCGGCCGATTTCCGGGCCGTGATCGACGCGCTCGTGGCCGAGCTGCCGGACGGCAGTCCGGACGGCCCCTTCGAGCGGGCCTGCGCCTGGGACTCGACGGGGCACTCGGACAGTGCGGCCCCGCTGTACCGGGAGGCGCTCGCGAAGGGTCTGAGGGGTTACAAGGGGCGACGGGCCAAGATCCAACTGTCGAGTTCCCTGCGGAACATCGGGCAGGCGCAGGAGGGCGTCAAGCTGCTCACGCCCGAACTGGACGGGCCGTCCGACGAGTTGGACGACGCCGTACGGGCCACTCTCGCCCTGTGTCTGTCCAGCCTCGGCCGCGATCGCGAGGGGCTGTCGCTGGTCCTCGGCGCGCTCGCACCCCATCTGCCGCGTTACCAGCGGTCGATGGCGAACTACGCGCGCGCCTTGGTCGACCCCGAGGGCTGA
- a CDS encoding TetR/AcrR family transcriptional regulator, whose product MTTGVRRRMGVEERRQQLIGVALELFARRSPDEVSIDEIASAAGISRPLVYHYFPGKLSLYEAALKRAAEDLASRFEEPHEGSLGGRLLRVMRRFFDFVDQHGPGFSALMRGGPAVGSSATNVLVDSVRQIAYDQILSHLRVDDPPARLELVVRSWISLVESTALIWLDGRRIPRAELELKLVHDFAALAAVSAAFDEEMTALLRHMLKDEPNDGPFTDLAARLISLAS is encoded by the coding sequence ATGACTACCGGGGTCCGTCGAAGAATGGGAGTCGAGGAACGGCGTCAGCAGTTGATCGGCGTCGCCCTCGAACTGTTCGCCCGTCGTTCGCCCGACGAGGTCTCCATCGACGAGATAGCGTCGGCGGCCGGTATCTCACGGCCGTTGGTCTACCACTACTTCCCCGGCAAACTCAGCCTGTACGAAGCCGCGTTGAAGCGGGCGGCGGAGGATCTGGCGAGCCGGTTCGAGGAGCCGCACGAGGGGTCGCTGGGTGGGCGGCTGCTGCGGGTGATGCGCCGGTTCTTCGACTTCGTCGACCAACACGGGCCCGGCTTCTCGGCGTTGATGCGAGGCGGCCCCGCGGTGGGTTCCTCGGCGACCAACGTCCTCGTCGACTCCGTCCGGCAGATCGCGTACGACCAGATCCTTTCGCATCTGCGCGTGGACGATCCGCCCGCGCGACTGGAACTGGTCGTCCGGTCCTGGATCTCGCTCGTCGAGTCGACGGCTCTGATCTGGCTGGACGGCCGCCGTATCCCGCGCGCCGAGCTGGAGTTGAAGCTCGTGCACGACTTCGCGGCGCTGGCCGCCGTGAGCGCGGCCTTCGACGAGGAGATGACCGCGCTGCTGCGTCACATGCTGAAGGACGAGCCGAACGACGGCCCGTTCACCGACCTCGCCGCCCGGCTGATCTCGCTGGCTTCCTGA
- a CDS encoding 5-carboxymethyl-2-hydroxymuconate Delta-isomerase, which produces MPQITVDHSRFVPLDREAFARDLHSALVEIAAAKPEACKTQFRVSEVTAFGYEDPGEYGHAVVHVTLGLLAGRTEATKARLTEAVLELLKKHVEDDGSAVLHASAEVRDLDASYRKFER; this is translated from the coding sequence ATGCCGCAGATCACCGTCGACCACTCACGCTTCGTCCCGCTCGACCGGGAGGCCTTCGCGCGGGACCTGCACAGCGCCCTCGTCGAGATCGCGGCCGCCAAGCCGGAGGCCTGCAAGACGCAGTTCCGGGTGAGCGAGGTCACCGCGTTCGGGTACGAGGACCCGGGGGAGTACGGACACGCCGTCGTGCACGTCACGCTGGGCCTGCTCGCCGGGCGCACCGAGGCGACCAAGGCCAGGCTCACCGAGGCTGTCCTGGAACTGCTGAAGAAGCACGTGGAGGACGACGGCTCAGCGGTCCTGCACGCCTCGGCAGAGGTCCGGGACCTGGACGCCTCATACCGGAAGTTCGAGCGCTAG
- a CDS encoding SpoIIE family protein phosphatase, protein MEAKGKLTGTTVLVVDDVEASRYAMGTVLSRAGHRVVPVATGGEALAELDVRLRKGTLPDVALVDVGLPDMSGFELCRLFKERPHTAGMPVVHFSAAAVPPAVHCAGMDTGVEAYLKVPAEPLEIEAVVRSAIRNAQLRAGDRALVRRLTLLSETIVTIQSARTLQELSDAAAEGVSRLTGTPAAVFVLDQDDQLYRGLSRDRIAVALPDENAGRAVATLLRRLTRGQAGVQLTTVPAPLWPAGFFRPGVEHDARLAVVATEDGRTPVCLAAPARGMRRMGLEGETLLAQLAQATALAAQPLLMYKVERHVALTLQHSFLPQPHRLPELPGLDVVVRYVPASRQTEIGGDFYAALRVDEGVLTAVGDVVGHSLDAATVMVELRHALRAYAVDESDPAVLAERLDRTLQRYHPDTTATVCLALIDPETGRTRIANAGHIPPLIVRDTGTADYAKAAGPLLGVGLHHPPATEMYLEPTDRLLMVTDGLIETRGTDLSASLEHLRAAAAGALPGLDALCDTLLDTFGHDREDDIAMLALRLR, encoded by the coding sequence ATGGAAGCCAAAGGCAAGCTGACAGGCACGACCGTGCTGGTCGTGGACGACGTGGAGGCCAGCCGGTACGCCATGGGCACCGTGCTGAGCCGCGCCGGTCACCGGGTCGTCCCGGTCGCCACCGGCGGCGAGGCCCTCGCCGAACTCGACGTACGACTGCGCAAGGGCACCCTTCCGGACGTGGCCCTCGTCGACGTGGGCCTGCCGGACATGAGCGGCTTCGAACTGTGCCGCCTGTTCAAGGAGCGGCCGCACACGGCCGGGATGCCCGTCGTGCACTTCTCGGCCGCCGCCGTGCCCCCGGCCGTGCACTGTGCGGGCATGGACACGGGCGTCGAGGCCTATCTGAAGGTGCCCGCCGAGCCGCTGGAGATCGAGGCGGTGGTCCGCTCCGCCATACGCAACGCACAACTGCGGGCCGGTGACCGGGCGTTGGTGCGACGGCTCACCCTGCTGTCGGAGACGATCGTCACCATCCAGTCGGCCCGCACTCTCCAGGAGCTCTCCGACGCGGCCGCCGAGGGTGTCTCGCGGCTCACCGGCACCCCCGCCGCCGTCTTCGTCCTCGACCAGGACGATCAGCTCTACCGCGGCCTGTCCCGGGACCGCATCGCCGTGGCTCTGCCGGACGAGAACGCCGGCCGGGCCGTGGCGACCCTGCTGCGCCGCCTCACCCGGGGACAGGCCGGAGTGCAGCTCACCACCGTGCCCGCGCCGCTGTGGCCCGCAGGGTTCTTCCGGCCAGGCGTCGAGCACGACGCCCGACTCGCGGTCGTCGCCACCGAGGACGGCAGGACACCGGTGTGCCTGGCCGCGCCCGCGCGCGGGATGCGCCGGATGGGACTGGAGGGCGAGACCCTGCTCGCCCAGCTGGCCCAGGCCACCGCGCTCGCCGCCCAGCCGCTGCTCATGTACAAGGTCGAGCGGCATGTCGCCCTCACCCTCCAGCACAGCTTCCTGCCCCAGCCGCACCGGCTGCCCGAGCTGCCGGGCCTCGACGTCGTGGTCCGCTACGTCCCCGCCTCCCGGCAGACCGAGATCGGCGGTGACTTCTACGCCGCGCTCCGCGTGGACGAGGGTGTACTCACCGCGGTCGGCGACGTCGTCGGGCACTCGCTGGACGCGGCGACCGTCATGGTCGAGCTCCGGCACGCGCTGCGCGCCTACGCCGTCGACGAGAGCGACCCGGCCGTCCTCGCCGAGCGCCTGGACCGGACGCTCCAGCGCTACCACCCCGACACCACGGCCACCGTCTGTCTGGCCCTGATCGACCCGGAGACCGGCCGCACCCGGATCGCCAACGCCGGCCACATCCCGCCACTGATCGTCCGCGACACCGGCACCGCCGACTACGCCAAGGCGGCCGGACCGCTGCTCGGTGTGGGTCTGCACCATCCGCCGGCCACCGAGATGTACCTCGAACCGACCGACCGGCTCCTGATGGTCACCGACGGCCTCATCGAGACCCGCGGCACCGACCTCTCGGCCTCGCTGGAACACCTGCGCGCGGCCGCCGCCGGTGCCCTTCCCGGCCTGGACGCCCTGTGCGACACCCTGCTGGACACCTTCGGCCACGACCGTGAGGACGACATCGCCATGCTGGCGCTGCGGCTACGCTGA